A genomic stretch from Lathyrus oleraceus cultivar Zhongwan6 chromosome 2, CAAS_Psat_ZW6_1.0, whole genome shotgun sequence includes:
- the LOC127123635 gene encoding ETHYLENE INSENSITIVE 3-like 1 protein: MRLKQQLHNAEEKNDNYRPKSEPERKRLMSKAIDNILKNMVKLVNVCNVDGFVYGIVPENGKPISGASENLRYWWKEKVKFDRNGPAAIVRYKQEHVFNVNGSKKYVVEFKEDNYFKSKTTHKHVYKTFHNFPLENGVAPPWWPKGDEDWWGILACPKDPRPPPYKKPHDLKKAWKVGVLISVIKHMSSDVPRMDLIT; the protein is encoded by the exons ATGCGATTAAAGCAGCAACTTCATAATGCTGAAGAAAAAAATGATAACTATCGACCAAAATCAGAACCAGAAAGAAAAAGATTAATGAGTAAAGCTATAGACAATATATTGAAGAACATGGTAAAGTTGGTAAATGTTTGTAATGTTGATGGATTTGTTTATGGAATTGTTCCTGAAAATGGAAAACCGATAAGTGGTGCATCTGAAAATCTTCGATATTGGTGGAAAGAAAAAGTGAAGTTTGATAGAAATGGTCCTGCTGCTATAGTGAGGTATAAACAAGAACATGTTTTTAATGTGAATGGTTCGAAGAAATATGTGGTTGAATTCAAGGAAGATAATTAT TTCAAAAGTAAAACAACACATAAGCATGTTTATAAAACATTTCACAACTTTCCTTTGGAGAATGGTGTTGCTCCGCCATGGTGGCCAAAAGGAGATGAAGACTGGTGGGGTATATTGGCTTGTCCAAAGGATCCACGTCCTCCACCATATAAGAAGCCTCATGATCTGAAAAAAGCTTGGAAAGTTGGAGTTCTCATAAGTGTCATTAAGCACATGTCCAGTGATGTTCCAAGAATGGATTTGATCACATGA